A genomic window from Ananas comosus cultivar F153 linkage group 22, ASM154086v1, whole genome shotgun sequence includes:
- the LOC109727132 gene encoding E3 ubiquitin-protein ligase RING1-like — MGATMSSSAVAPSARYYFCHRCFLATVLAAGAACPLCGGAFVEEINIPPSEAPNLNPNRSFFFTTGCLSTSPASFVLRCRADADAFFRSEISPLGHLTRYPTRRPPFPLAYLEASIDHLLARGSRVHAGSDLTIGRLAGRINLQGRDRDIFTTPAARGAIAALRDIEINAGPQGGQSCMVCLETLEVGTVAKRFPCKHVFHKECITEWLRRQHTCPVCRFPLLTEEVGGPSHTVFRVVIPPLSSGLNLDRNIVVLDQEVRGQPQTPPCRWA, encoded by the coding sequence atggGGGCAACCATGTCCTCCTCAGCCGTCGCTCCGTCCGCCCGCTACTACTTCTGCCACAGATGCTTCCTCGCCACCGTGCTCGCCGCCGGCGCGGCTTGCCCTCTTTGCGGCGGCGCCTTTGTCGAGGAGATCAACATCCCCCCCTCCGAAgcccctaacctaaaccctaaccgtagcttcttcttcacaacCGGCTGCCTCTCCACCTCCCCCGCCTCCTTCGTCCTCCGCTGCCGTGCCGACGCCGACGCCTTCTTCCGCTCCGAGATATCCCCCTTGGGCCACCTCACACGCTACCCCACTCGACGCCCTCCTTTTCCCTTGGCCTATCTAGAGGCCAGCATCGACCACCTCCTCGCCCGCGGCTCCCGTGTCCACGCCGGCTCTGACCTCACAATTGGTAGGTTGGCCGGCCGGATCAACCTCCAAGGTCGCGACCGCGACATCTTCACCACTCCGGCAGCCAGAGGGGCCATCGCCGCCCTTAGGGACATCGAGATCAATGCGGGGCCACAAGGGGGGCAGTCGTGCATGGTGTGCTTGGAGACCCTGGAGGTTGGGACCGTCGCGAAGAGGTTCCCGTGCAAGCACGTCTTCCACAAGGAGTGCATTACCGAGTGGCTGCGGCGGCAGCACACCTGCCCGGTCTGTCGGTTCCCGCTGCTGACGGAGGAggtgggtgggccgagtcacaccGTGTTTAGGGTCGTAATCCCCCCACTTTCATCGGGTCTGAATCTCGATCGGAACATAGTAGTACTTGATCAGGAGGTGAGGGGCCAGCCTCAAACTCCGCCTTGCCGATGGGCGTAA
- the LOC109727019 gene encoding pentatricopeptide repeat-containing protein At1g06140, mitochondrial-like codes for MPKCPSPPNHPLFFHLHLSLPPLKLLSRAPPPLRLYLSSNSTQSPEEDEYEEPGAELRYSALLRRCARAIDLRLGAAFHGHLLKRSVLSNSLFLHNHLLNMYMGSARGDPYLALQLFDEMPHRNVVSWSIAISGLVRCDRAHGAIHLFIRMLREGVRPNEFTLVSALNASSFLAASNRAGARELYGQVIRLGFESNIFLVNAFITAQIRSGRFGGAKELFEKCENRDVVSWNSMIAGFLRYSCSEVWGFWCRMIREGVGPDEFSFSSVLTGLAASMSLRSSVQVHAQLVKYGIGDDICAGNSLVDMYLKNKHLDDAFRAFEEMSERDVVSWTEMAAGFLHCGLAAKALEVVNQMKRCGIRPNKFTLATEFNACSNLTNLAGGKKAHGYRIKLREHMDECVNNALIDMYANCGSMECAEAVFRSMKERSVITWTTMIMGFAQNGQAREALKAFDEMISESMTPNYITFICVLYACSQGGFIDEGWRWFDSMARDYGVEPGEDHYACMVDLLGRAGHIEKAEEFISSMPFRPGVLVWQTLLASCRRHGDVEAGKRAAERALALEKEDPSTYVLLSNMFADTRNWGGVRRVRELMEDREVKRFPGSSWIQVVMDSSDPLRLEQRASA; via the coding sequence ATGCCAAAATGTCCTTCTCCTCCGAATCACCCCCTCTTCTTCCACCTTCACCTCTCGCTCCCGCCATTAAAGCTCCTCTCgagagctcctcctcctctacgCCTCTACCTCTCCTCGAACTCTACACAATCCCCCGAAGAAGACGAGTACGAAGAACCCGGCGCCGAGCTCCGCTACTCCGCTCTCCTCCGCCGGTGCGCTCGCGCCATCGACCTCCGCCTCGGCGCCGCTTTCCATGGCCACCTCCTCAAGCGCTCCGTCCTCTCCAATTCCCTTTTCCTCCACAACCACCTCCTCAACATGTACATGGGCTCTGCTCGCGGCGACCCCTACCTCGCCCTCCaactgttcgacgaaatgccccaCCGAAACGTCGTCTCGTGGTCTATAGCTATCAGCGGCCTCGTCCGCTGCGACCGCGCACACGGTGCAATCCACCTCTTTATCCGTATGCTTCGAGAAGGTGTCCGGCCCAACGAGTTCACCCTTGTGAGCGCGCTCAACGCGAGCTCCTTCCTCGCCGCTAGCAACCGCGCCGGGGCCCGAGAATTATACGGGCAGGTTATTCGCCTCGGGTTCGAGTCGAACATCTTCTTGGTTAATGCGTTCATCACAGCGCAGATCCGGAGCGGCCGGTTCGGTGGTGCGAAGGAACTGTTTGAGAAATGCGAGAACAGGGATGTAGTTTCATGGAACTCGATGATTGCGGGGTTCTTGCGGTACTCATGCTCGGAAGTGTGGGGATTTTGGTGTAGAATGATAAGAGAAGGAGTGGGTCCCGACGAGTTCTCATTTAGTAGCGTCCTAACGGGGTTGGCGGCAAGTATGAGCTTAAGGAGCAGCGTCCAAGTTCACGCTCAACTTGTAAAGTACGGTATCGGAGATGATATATGTGCGGGGAACTCCTTGGTGGATATGTACTTGAAGAACAAGCATTTGGACGATGCTTTTAGAGCGTTCGAGGAAATGTCCGAAAGAGATGTCGTATCTTGGACCGAGATGGCCGCGGGCTTCCTACATTGCGGGCTGGCCGCCAAAGCTCTCGAGGTTGTGAATCAAATGAAGCGGTGCGGAATTAGGCCCAACAAATTTACGTTAGCGACGGAGTTTAATGCTTGTTCAAACCTCACAAATTTAGCCGGAGGGAAGAAGGCGCACGGGTATAGGATTAAGCTACGAGAGCATATGGATGAATGTGTCAATAATGCCCTGATTGACATGTATGCAAATTGCGGGTCGATGGAATGTGCAGAGGCGGTATTTCGATCGATGAAAGAGCGGTCGGTTATCACATGGACGACGATGATCATGGGGTTCGCACAGAACGGACAAGCACGTGAAGCTCTCAAAGCGTTCGATGAAATGATCTCCGAGAGCATGACGCCAAACTACATCACGTTTATTTGCGTTCTCTACGCATGTAGTCAAGGGGGATTCATCGATGAAGGTTGGAGATGGTTCGACTCCATGGCACGCGATTATGGCGTAGAACCTGGAGAAGATCATTATGCTTGTATGGTGGACCTCTTAGGCAGAGCAGGGCATATCGAGAAGGCCGAGGAATTCATATCGAGTATGCCGTTCCGACCGGGTGTTCTTGTCTGGCAAACATTGCTTGCTTCGTGTCGGCGTCACGGGGATGTGGAGGCCGGGAAGAGAGCGGCGGAGAGAGCGCTCGCGTTAGAAAAGGAGGACCCATCGACGTATGTTTTATTGTCGAACATGTTCGCCGACACCCGCAACTGGGGTGGAGTGAGAAGAGTGAGAGAGCTTATGGAGGATAGAGAAGTGAAGAGATTTCCTGGGTCTAGTTGGATTCAGGTTGTGATGGATTCTAGTGACCCATTAAGGTTGGAACAAAGAGCTTCTGCATAG
- the LOC109727131 gene encoding E3 ubiquitin-protein ligase RING1-like codes for MSSAASHSGDAAAAASSSPPPRRKGNGGANDTFVEDINIPPSEAPRPNPNLGLFFATSCLSTSPASFVLRSRAEADAFFHSPISPLHHLRCLPTGLLPDPLPYIEQRIDYLLAPGTSGAPVYVVLAGVVPPHYSAPSEDEIARLADRINLCGRYHDTFITSAARRAVAALRDVEIDAGPQGGQSCTVCQETLAIGTVAASFPCTHVFHRNCIVPWLQQQHTCPVCRFSPLMEEMIGPSHSVFRVVIPPPSLGLDLNEHIVVMEEKMRGNPEIPPRRWA; via the coding sequence atgtcctccgccgcctctcaCAGCGgggacgccgccgccgcagcctcctcctcgcctccgcccCGCCGGAAGGGGAACGGCGGCGCCAACGACACCTTCGTCGAGGACATCAACATCCCTCCCTCCGAAGCCCCtcgccctaaccctaaccttgGCTTGTTCTTCGCAACCAGCTGCCTCTCCACCTCCCCCGCCTCCTTCGTCCTCCGCAGCCGTGCCGAAGCCGACGCCTTCTTCCACTCCCCGATATCCCCCTTGCACCACCTGAGGTGCCTCCCCACCGGGCTCCTTCCTGATCCCTTGCCATATATTGAGCAGCGTATTGACTACCTCCTCGCCCCCGGCACCAGCGGCGCCCCTGTCTACGTCGTCTTGGCAGGCGTGGTGCCCCCCCATTACAGTGCCCCCTCCGAAGACGAAATTGCCAGGTTGGCCGACCGGATCAACCTCTGCGGTCGCTACCACGACACCTTCATCACTTCGGCAGCCAGACGGGCCGTCGCCGCCCTCAGGGACGTCGAGATCGACGCGGGGCCGCAAGGGGGACAGTCGTGCACAGTGTGCCAGGAGACCCTGGCGATTGGGACTGTGGCGGCGAGCTTTCCGTGCACTCATGTCTTCCACAGAAACTGCATTGTCCCGTggctgcagcagcagcacacCTGCCCGGTCTGCCGATTCTCGCCGCTGATGGAGGAGATGATCGGGCCGAGTCACAGCGTGTTTAGGGTCGTAATCCCCCCGCCGTCGTTGGGTCTGGATCTCAATGAGCATATAGTCGTTATGGAGGAAAAGATGAGGGGCAATCCTGAAATTCCGCCACGCCGATGGGCGTAA